One part of the Truepera radiovictrix DSM 17093 genome encodes these proteins:
- the hemL gene encoding glutamate-1-semialdehyde 2,1-aminomutase → METRTSAALFARAQRLIPGGVNSPVRAFGSVGGTPRFIARARGARLWDADGNEYLDAVGSWGPMILGHAHPRVLAAVEAALQGGTSFGAPTEREVRLAERVLERYPGCERVRFVNSGTEATMSALRVARGATGRDVIVKFAGNYHGHADALLVAAGSGAMTTGVPSSAGVPKSTAETTLVARYNDLPSVRALFEARPRDIAAVILEPVVGNMGVVVPTPEFLAGLRALTREYGALLIVDEVMTGFRLARGGAVERFGLDADLVCWGKVIGGGLPVGAYGGPAHLMDHVSPLGKVYQAGTLSGNPLAMAAGIATLEVIDETPDLYEVLEARTAQLEQGLRRAAQDAGVPVTLNRVGSMLTVFFTDEPVVDFESASRTDTAAFGRWFHHLLARGVYWPASAFEAAFLSYAHTEADIQAMVAAAREAFFALAEHQNAPTPDSDPEAELGVGV, encoded by the coding sequence ATGGAGACACGCACCTCAGCGGCCCTTTTCGCGCGCGCGCAGCGGCTCATCCCGGGCGGCGTCAACTCACCCGTGCGCGCCTTCGGCTCGGTCGGCGGCACGCCCCGCTTTATCGCCCGCGCCAGAGGCGCGCGGCTCTGGGACGCCGACGGCAACGAATACCTCGACGCGGTCGGCTCGTGGGGGCCGATGATCCTGGGTCACGCCCACCCGCGCGTGCTGGCGGCGGTCGAGGCGGCCTTGCAGGGGGGCACCTCGTTCGGCGCGCCCACTGAGCGCGAGGTCCGGCTGGCCGAACGGGTTCTCGAGCGTTACCCCGGCTGCGAGCGCGTGCGCTTCGTCAACTCCGGCACCGAGGCGACGATGAGCGCCCTGCGGGTCGCGCGGGGGGCGACGGGGCGCGACGTGATCGTCAAGTTCGCGGGCAACTACCACGGCCACGCCGACGCGCTGCTGGTCGCCGCAGGGTCGGGCGCGATGACCACGGGGGTCCCTTCGTCGGCGGGGGTGCCGAAGAGCACCGCCGAGACGACCTTGGTCGCGCGCTACAACGACCTCCCCTCGGTGCGGGCGCTTTTCGAGGCGCGGCCGCGCGACATCGCGGCGGTGATCCTCGAGCCCGTCGTCGGCAACATGGGCGTGGTGGTCCCGACACCCGAGTTTTTGGCGGGCCTGCGCGCGCTCACCCGCGAGTACGGCGCGCTGCTTATTGTCGACGAGGTGATGACCGGGTTTCGCCTCGCGCGCGGCGGGGCGGTCGAGCGCTTCGGCCTAGACGCCGACCTCGTGTGCTGGGGCAAGGTCATCGGCGGCGGGTTGCCCGTGGGCGCGTACGGCGGCCCCGCGCACCTCATGGACCACGTCTCGCCGCTCGGCAAGGTCTACCAGGCGGGGACGCTCTCCGGCAACCCGCTGGCGATGGCGGCGGGGATTGCCACCTTGGAGGTCATCGACGAGACGCCCGACCTCTACGAGGTGCTGGAGGCCAGGACCGCGCAGCTGGAGCAGGGGCTCAGGCGCGCCGCGCAAGACGCTGGCGTCCCCGTCACGCTCAACCGCGTGGGTTCGATGCTCACCGTCTTCTTTACGGACGAGCCGGTGGTGGACTTTGAGAGCGCCAGCCGCACCGACACGGCCGCCTTCGGGAGGTGGTTCCACCACCTCCTCGCGCGCGGCGTCTACTGGCCGGCGAGCGCTTTCGAGGCAGCCTTCTTGTCCTACGCGCACACCGAAGCCGACATCCAGGCGATGGTGGCGGCGGCGCGCGAGGCCTTTTTCGCCCTTGCCGAGCATCAGAACGCCCCTACCCCGGACAGCGACCCCGAAGCCGAACTCGGGGTCGGCGTCTAG
- a CDS encoding Swt1 family HEPN domain-containing protein has translation MAVTNAERIGKGLELLKQGLTPFVEREMRSVHGEAWASVALRTLRETHDFVDGKSELDVHALLLIMWGQWNEVFRRTLSHAERTYVSELREVRNRWAHQKAFSSDDTDRGLDTMVRLLNAVSAAPEAAEVERSKQELRRQVYEEQARRETRKVAAIEGTPNAALKPWRELITPHKDVAKGTYRQAEFAADLWQVFVGEGASSEYMDAGEFFRRTYLTAGLKGLLSNAIRRLCGRGGDPVVELQTNFGGGKTHSMLALYHLFSGKNLNELPGLEPVLQEVGTTRPSGVKRVVLVGNKISPGQPLHKADGTVVRTLWGEIAYQLGRREGFEMVREADETSTNPGDALRKLFVRYGPCLILIDEWVAYARQLHTESDLPGGSSETHFTFAQTLTEAAKAAPQTLLVVSIPASESNTGASGGTHIEVGGERGRLALERLKNAIGRLESAWRPASSDESFEIVRRRLFQEMNPETYAQRDAVIRAFMSLYRDNAGEFPSATREAEYERRMRAAYPIHPELFERLYTDWSSLEKFQRTRGVLRLMAAVIHELWERQDKNLLILPATIPIDAPPVQSELTRYLEDNWLPVLEKDVDGPDSLPLKLDREYPNLGRYSACRRVARTLYLGSAPTLRSENRGVTAETVKLGCAQPGETVSTFGDALRRLTDGATHLYVNGERYWYATQPSVSRLAQDRAGDLSEDAVEEEIRRRLQAEAANRADFARVHVMPEGSGDVPNEPNAALVILGPKASHTARARESAALKEAAAILETRGGGARTYKNTLVFLAPDAARLQDLEGAVRTYLAWRSIEEDAKQELLNLDTFQRNQAKTKVADADKTVQSRVPEAYVWLLVPTQPDPRGPVVWEEAKLTAKDGLVARAAKRLRADDTLITVLAGTLLKRELDGVPLWRGDHVGVGQLSDDFASYLYLPRLKDTQVLLNAIRDGLRLLTWSVESFAYADGWDAEKGRYLGLRTGDVPLDATKGLLVKAEAAIKQFEAERAVNEAAAPPVPPAPPDGQSAHPTPEATDTVTVGETRGAQLKRFYGAAKLGSTRFLRDAGSIADAVLQHLSGLEGAEVEVTLEIHARFDKEVPEHVVRTVTENCRTLKFTSAGFEEG, from the coding sequence ATGGCGGTGACGAACGCAGAGCGGATCGGTAAGGGTCTGGAGCTGCTCAAACAGGGTCTCACGCCCTTCGTCGAACGGGAGATGCGCTCGGTTCACGGGGAGGCGTGGGCCTCGGTGGCGCTGCGCACCCTGCGCGAGACGCACGACTTTGTGGATGGCAAGAGCGAGCTCGACGTTCACGCCCTGCTGCTCATCATGTGGGGGCAGTGGAACGAGGTCTTCCGGCGGACGCTCTCGCACGCCGAACGCACCTACGTGAGCGAGCTGCGGGAGGTGCGCAACCGGTGGGCACACCAGAAGGCTTTTAGCAGCGACGACACCGACCGCGGTTTGGACACGATGGTGCGCCTTCTGAACGCGGTGAGCGCGGCCCCGGAGGCCGCGGAGGTCGAGCGCAGCAAGCAGGAGCTGCGCCGCCAGGTCTACGAGGAGCAGGCGCGGCGCGAGACGCGCAAGGTCGCCGCCATCGAGGGGACGCCCAACGCCGCCCTCAAACCCTGGCGCGAGCTGATCACCCCGCACAAGGACGTGGCCAAGGGCACCTACCGGCAGGCCGAGTTCGCCGCCGACCTCTGGCAGGTCTTTGTCGGGGAGGGGGCGAGCAGCGAGTACATGGACGCGGGCGAGTTCTTCCGCCGCACCTACCTCACCGCCGGGCTTAAAGGGCTCCTCAGCAACGCCATCCGGCGACTCTGCGGCAGGGGCGGCGACCCGGTGGTGGAGCTGCAGACGAACTTCGGCGGCGGCAAGACGCACTCGATGCTGGCTCTATACCACCTCTTCTCCGGCAAAAACTTAAACGAGCTGCCGGGGCTCGAGCCGGTCCTGCAGGAGGTCGGCACCACGCGGCCCTCGGGGGTCAAGCGGGTGGTCTTGGTCGGCAACAAGATCTCGCCGGGGCAGCCCCTGCACAAGGCCGACGGTACGGTGGTGCGGACGCTCTGGGGCGAGATCGCCTATCAGCTCGGGCGGCGCGAGGGCTTCGAGATGGTGCGCGAGGCCGACGAGACCTCGACAAACCCCGGCGACGCGCTGCGCAAGCTTTTCGTCCGCTACGGGCCGTGCCTCATCCTCATCGACGAGTGGGTGGCGTATGCGCGGCAGCTCCACACCGAGAGCGACCTGCCCGGCGGCAGCTCCGAGACGCACTTCACCTTCGCGCAAACCCTAACCGAGGCCGCGAAGGCGGCACCACAGACGCTCTTGGTGGTCAGCATCCCCGCGAGCGAGTCGAACACGGGCGCCTCTGGCGGGACGCACATCGAGGTGGGCGGCGAGCGCGGGCGGCTGGCTTTGGAGCGGCTCAAAAACGCTATCGGGCGGCTCGAGTCGGCCTGGCGCCCGGCGAGCAGCGACGAGAGCTTCGAGATCGTCCGGCGGCGGCTCTTCCAGGAGATGAACCCCGAGACCTACGCGCAGCGCGACGCCGTGATCCGGGCGTTCATGAGCCTGTACCGCGACAACGCGGGCGAGTTCCCCTCGGCGACGCGCGAAGCGGAGTACGAGAGGCGGATGCGCGCGGCCTACCCCATCCACCCCGAGCTGTTCGAGCGGCTCTACACGGACTGGTCCTCCCTGGAGAAGTTCCAGCGCACGCGCGGGGTACTGCGGCTCATGGCGGCGGTGATTCACGAGCTGTGGGAGCGGCAGGACAAAAACCTGCTCATCCTCCCCGCCACCATCCCCATCGACGCGCCGCCCGTACAGTCGGAGCTGACGCGCTATCTGGAGGACAACTGGCTGCCGGTGCTCGAAAAAGACGTGGACGGCCCCGACTCGCTCCCCTTAAAGCTCGACCGCGAGTACCCCAACTTGGGCCGCTACTCGGCCTGTCGGCGGGTCGCTCGGACGCTCTACCTGGGCTCCGCACCGACGCTGCGCTCCGAGAACCGGGGCGTCACGGCGGAGACCGTCAAGCTGGGCTGCGCGCAACCCGGCGAGACCGTCTCGACCTTTGGCGACGCGCTGCGGCGGCTCACCGATGGGGCGACGCACCTCTACGTCAACGGCGAACGCTACTGGTACGCCACCCAGCCGAGCGTCTCGAGGCTCGCGCAAGACCGCGCCGGGGACCTCTCCGAGGACGCGGTGGAAGAGGAGATCCGCAGGCGCCTCCAAGCCGAAGCCGCGAACCGCGCCGACTTCGCCCGCGTACACGTGATGCCAGAGGGCAGCGGCGACGTACCGAACGAACCTAACGCGGCGCTCGTGATCCTTGGGCCTAAGGCTAGCCACACTGCCAGAGCGCGGGAGAGCGCCGCGCTCAAAGAGGCCGCGGCGATCCTCGAGACCCGTGGCGGCGGGGCCCGCACCTACAAGAACACCCTGGTCTTCTTGGCGCCCGACGCGGCGCGGCTCCAGGACCTCGAGGGGGCCGTGCGCACCTATCTCGCGTGGCGGTCTATCGAAGAGGATGCCAAACAGGAGCTTTTAAACCTCGACACCTTCCAGCGCAACCAGGCTAAGACCAAGGTGGCCGACGCCGACAAGACGGTTCAGTCGCGCGTTCCAGAGGCGTATGTGTGGCTGCTCGTCCCCACCCAGCCCGACCCGCGCGGTCCGGTGGTGTGGGAGGAGGCCAAGCTGACGGCGAAAGACGGGCTGGTCGCGCGCGCCGCCAAACGCCTCCGCGCCGACGACACCCTGATCACCGTTCTGGCCGGTACGCTCCTCAAGCGCGAACTCGACGGGGTCCCGCTCTGGCGCGGCGACCACGTCGGCGTGGGGCAGCTTTCTGACGACTTCGCCAGCTACCTCTACCTGCCCCGCCTCAAAGACACGCAGGTGCTCCTCAATGCGATTAGAGACGGCCTGAGGCTGCTGACCTGGTCGGTGGAGTCGTTCGCCTACGCGGACGGCTGGGACGCTGAAAAGGGCCGCTACCTCGGGCTGCGCACCGGGGACGTGCCCCTAGACGCCACCAAGGGCTTGCTCGTCAAAGCGGAGGCGGCGATCAAGCAGTTCGAGGCGGAGCGCGCCGTCAACGAGGCGGCGGCTCCCCCTGTCCCCCCCGCGCCGCCAGACGGCCAGAGCGCCCACCCAACCCCTGAGGCGACGGATACGGTGACGGTTGGCGAGACGCGAGGCGCGCAGCTCAAGCGGTTCTACGGCGCTGCCAAGCTCGGGTCCACCCGCTTTTTGCGGGACGCCGGGAGCATCGCAGACGCGGTGTTGCAGCACCTCAGCGGTCTAGAGGGGGCGGAGGTAGAGGTCACGCTCGAGATCCACGCCCGCTTCGACAAAGAGGTGCCGGAGCACGTGGTGCGCACCGTGACCGAGAACTGCCGGACGCTTAAGTTTACCAGCGCGGGGTTTGAAGAGGGGTAG
- the tnpA gene encoding IS200/IS605 family transposase, with product MEYRYGSHTVFNIEYHFVWVTKYRYKVLKGDIAERVRELVRQTCEAFEIRILSGVVSSDHVHILVSAPPTMAPSEIMRRIKGRSASKLFEEYPKLKARYWGRHFWARGYFCATVGQVTEEMIKSYLEHHFEPTREDNFRTED from the coding sequence ATGGAGTATCGCTATGGCAGCCATACCGTCTTCAACATCGAGTACCACTTTGTGTGGGTCACGAAGTACCGCTACAAGGTGCTGAAAGGGGACATAGCCGAGCGTGTTAGGGAGTTGGTGCGGCAAACCTGCGAGGCGTTCGAGATACGGATTCTGAGCGGAGTGGTGAGTAGCGACCACGTGCATATTCTGGTGAGTGCGCCGCCGACAATGGCGCCGAGTGAGATCATGCGGCGGATCAAAGGGCGAAGTGCGAGCAAGCTATTCGAGGAGTATCCGAAGCTAAAAGCACGTTATTGGGGGCGGCACTTTTGGGCTAGAGGGTACTTCTGTGCGACGGTGGGGCAAGTCACGGAAGAGATGATCAAGAGCTACCTGGAGCATCACTTCGAGCCGACCCGAGAGGACAACTTCAGGACAGAGGACTGA
- a CDS encoding PIN domain-containing protein, which produces MDANILVAEVLRARGRRLLSDARVQLYIASAAWDEATYELPKRLRTIAERRGLPDAIAKELLTEALLLARRNLDVIVHTFYADLELAARARVPQDPNDWPTVALALALDAGIWTEDRDFFGCGLPTWRTQVLQHHVHHHLTETP; this is translated from the coding sequence GTGGACGCGAACATTTTGGTCGCCGAGGTGCTGCGCGCGAGGGGGCGCCGCTTGCTGAGCGACGCGCGCGTGCAGCTCTATATCGCTTCGGCGGCTTGGGACGAGGCGACCTATGAGTTGCCCAAACGCCTGCGGACCATCGCCGAACGCCGCGGGCTGCCCGACGCTATTGCCAAGGAGCTCCTGACTGAGGCGCTCTTGCTCGCTAGGCGCAACTTGGATGTGATTGTGCATACGTTTTACGCCGATCTCGAACTCGCTGCCCGCGCCCGCGTCCCCCAAGACCCCAACGACTGGCCCACGGTTGCCCTGGCACTCGCGCTAGACGCGGGTATTTGGACCGAAGACCGAGACTTTTTTGGCTGTGGCCTGCCCACTTGGCGCACCCAGGTCTTGCAACATCACGTGCATCACCACCTCACAGAGACGCCATGA
- a CDS encoding type II toxin-antitoxin system Phd/YefM family antitoxin, translated as MKRVGVREFKDKATTYISDAEPLVIEKHGRPVGFYMPIRPKDKSSSEIKASVERLDALMAEVLARTGMSEDEFVAELTENWGRQEGTADSQGHKSHEDGSQEHKVA; from the coding sequence ATGAAACGTGTGGGTGTACGCGAATTTAAGGACAAGGCCACAACGTATATCTCGGACGCTGAGCCGCTCGTGATTGAAAAGCACGGCAGACCAGTCGGGTTCTACATGCCCATCAGACCCAAAGACAAGAGCAGCTCCGAGATCAAGGCGTCGGTGGAGCGGCTGGACGCACTCATGGCAGAGGTGCTGGCACGAACGGGTATGAGTGAAGACGAATTCGTGGCCGAACTGACCGAAAACTGGGGGCGCCAAGAGGGCACTGCCGATAGTCAGGGACACAAGAGCCACGAAGACGGTAGCCAGGAACATAAGGTTGCTTAG